The Magnetospirillum sp. 15-1 genome window below encodes:
- the terL gene encoding phage terminase large subunit, whose protein sequence is MRFASPAPPAIETEDRTYRIGPGRDDVFLRRAGEVILPEREDRALLAQVRRTLGSMNFAAQYQQDPVPPDGNAVKRDWIRYYESAPADFDLVLVSWDTASTLGEDSDYSVGTVWGLKGSDIYLLDVVRGKLEVPDLRRCIQQTSLRHDAQATLVEETDIGRALVQDMRRSGPVRPILTRPRFDKEARLLAQAAKFEAGQVLLPREAPWLAEYLGELLAFPNGAHDDQVDSTSQALNWLSAKIAAGQPPTRRVPKRAVRRRSESG, encoded by the coding sequence GACCGCACCTATCGCATCGGTCCCGGCCGGGACGACGTCTTCCTGCGCCGGGCGGGCGAGGTCATCCTGCCCGAACGCGAGGATCGGGCCTTGCTCGCCCAGGTGCGCCGCACGCTGGGCAGCATGAACTTCGCCGCCCAGTACCAGCAGGATCCGGTGCCGCCCGATGGCAACGCCGTCAAACGGGACTGGATCCGCTATTACGAAAGCGCCCCGGCCGATTTCGACCTGGTCTTGGTCAGTTGGGATACCGCCTCGACCCTGGGCGAGGATAGCGATTACTCCGTCGGCACCGTATGGGGGCTGAAAGGCTCCGATATCTACCTGCTGGATGTCGTGCGGGGCAAACTGGAGGTGCCCGATCTGCGTCGTTGCATTCAGCAGACCAGCCTTCGCCATGACGCTCAGGCCACCTTGGTGGAAGAGACCGATATCGGCCGCGCCCTGGTTCAGGACATGCGGCGGAGCGGCCCGGTGCGGCCGATCCTCACCCGGCCGAGATTCGACAAGGAAGCCCGCCTGCTGGCCCAGGCGGCGAAATTCGAGGCCGGACAGGTGCTGCTGCCGCGCGAGGCCCCCTGGCTGGCCGAGTATCTGGGTGAGTTGTTGGCCTTTCCCAACGGCGCCCACGACGATCAGGTGGATAGCACGTCGCAGGCGCTCAACTGGCTATCGGCCAAGATCGCCGCGGGTCAGCCGCCGACGCGGCGGGTGCCGAAGCGGGCGGTACGGCGTCGTTCCGAAAGCGGCTAA